One window of the Triticum dicoccoides isolate Atlit2015 ecotype Zavitan chromosome 3B, WEW_v2.0, whole genome shotgun sequence genome contains the following:
- the LOC119275024 gene encoding probable transcription factor At1g61730, whose protein sequence is MAPKRATPRKRSATADPATSSEEDSSGSSTSHNQEVADEETGESESEDAAAAEESAEDGGEGEGESTEDEDEWEAEPDPQPAAKNPPQSSKLPARKRGKTPAPAPVHQNGEKKKLQHSESAEPKPKKSRRMWSPDDEVLILEELAEHRRQHGKVPAWGDYAFFESVAKRLEDSSCHYFVVKEKVRTLLRRYKSHILSVTDHDKRLDSLSEDVWGDLQVTDGAINGSKQAEGEGAMVRAENGSSGQTQARSFEEMCEVYPLLAQEVKMLAEVQPAVKSLFTRLDAKRALYMQKKLERIRSTEVKIQARMAAKVHAPQAKISEKLVRLLT, encoded by the coding sequence ATGGCTCCCAAGCGCGCCACCCCACGCAAGCGCTCCGCCACCGCAGATCCCGCCACCAGTTCGGAAGAAGACTCCAGCGGTTCCTCTACCTCCCACAACCAAGAGGTGGCAGACGAGGAAACGGGGGAATCGGAATCGgaggatgcggcggcggcggaggagtcgGCGGAGGATGGGGGCGAGGGGGAGGGGGAGTCGACGGAGGATGAGGACGAGTGGGAGGCGGAGCCTGATCCGCAGCCCGCGGCCAAGAATCCACCTCAATCAAGCAAGTTGCCTGCTCGCAAGAGGGGAAAGACGCCGGCGCCGGCACCAgtacatcaaaatggcgagaagaaGAAGCTGCAACATAGCGAATCGGCAGAACCCAAACCGAAGAAAAGCAGGCGCATGTGGTCTCCCGACGACGAGGTCCTGATTCTGGAGGAGCTTGCCGAGCACCGCCGCCAGCATGGGAAGGTGCCGGCGTGGGGGGACTACGCCTTCTTTGAGTCTGTTGCCAAGCGCCTTGAGGACAGCAGCTGCCATTATTTTGTTGTAAAGGAGAAAGTTCGCACCCTGCTGCGTCGCTACAAATCTCACATCTTATCTGTCACGGACCATGATAAGCGCCTTGACAGTCTCTCCGAAGATGTCTGGGGAGACTTGCAGGTGACCGATGGCGCTATTAATGGCAGCAAACAGGCAGAGGGTGAGGGTGCCATGGTGAGGGCTGAGAATGGCAGCAGCGGCCAGACTCaggccaggagcttcgaggaaatGTGTGAGGTGTATCCTCTGCTTGCGCAGGAGGTGAAGATGCTCGCGGAGGTGCAACCTGCCGTCAAAAGCTTGTTCACCAGACTAGATGCCAAGAGAGCCCTCTACATGCAGAAGAAGCTGGAGAGAATTAGGTCCACAGAGGTGAAGATCCAGGCACGGATGGCCGCCAAGGTACATGCACCTCAGGCAAAGATTAGTGAGAAGCTTGTCCGTCTGCTCACATAG